A single window of Ctenopharyngodon idella isolate HZGC_01 chromosome 24, HZGC01, whole genome shotgun sequence DNA harbors:
- the LOC127507495 gene encoding troponin I, slow skeletal muscle-like isoform X3, which produces MLVTEKEEKQRERETTLRERVPPLQLSGLSVQELQALCKDLHQKIDVVDEERYDIAAKVSKNEKEITDLNIKITELRGKMKRPALKRVKISADAMLGALLGSKVKESVDFKANLKTVKKEEEKKEEVTDWRKNVEAMSGMEGRKKLFDAGQ; this is translated from the exons ATGCTTGTAACTGAAAAAGAAGAGAagcagagggagagagagaccaCCTTGCGTGAAAGAGTGCCACCTCTACAGCTGTCCGGTCTGTCTGTTCAAGAGCTTCAG GCTCTCTGCAAAGACCTCCATCAAAAGATTGATGTTGTAGATGAAGAAAGATATGACATCGCGGCCAAGgtttccaaaaatgaaaaggag ATTACAGATTTGAACATCAAGATTACCGAACTTAGAGGCAAAATGAAGAGACCTGCACTGAAGAGGGTGAAGATCTCTGCCGATGCCATGTTGGGCGCTCTTCTGGGCTCCAAGGTCAAAGAGTCTGTGGATTTCAAAGCCAACCTCAAGACAGTCAAGAAAGAAGAGGAGAAG AAAGAAGAGGTGACTGACTGGCGTAAGAATGTGGAGGCCATGTCTGGAATGGAGGGCAGGAAGAAGCTGTTTGATGCTGGACAATAG
- the LOC127507495 gene encoding troponin I, slow skeletal muscle-like isoform X1, giving the protein MTCIAFQKKTKYTATRRLFLKTKLLQKATSMLAVEKEQNKREREDALTERVPPLKLSGLSVQELQELCKELSRKIDVVDDARYDLEIKVAKNEKEIQSLTQKIWEMKGSKQRTKLKRVKKSHDAMFGALTESKMASKADFKANLKTVKKEEEKKEEVTDWRKNVEAMAGMEGRKKLFTAAQ; this is encoded by the exons ATGACTTGTATTgcttttcagaaaaaaacaaagtatactgCCACAAGGCGGCTGTTCTTAAAA ACCAAATTACTGCAGAAGGCCACATCTATGCTGGCAGTTGAAAAAGAgcagaataaaagagaaagagaggatgCTCTTACTGAGAGGGTTCCTCCTCTCAAACTATCTGGTCTGTCTGTACAGGAGCTCCAG GAACTTTGCAAAGAACTTTCCCGCAAGATTGATGTCGTTGATGACGCCCGATATGATCTTGAAATTAAAGtggctaaaaatgaaaaagag ATCCAGTCCTTGACCCAGAAGATTTGGGAAATGAAGGGTTCAAAGCAGAGAACCAAACTGAAGAGGGTTAAGAAGTCACATGATGCTATGTTTGGTGCTCTGACTGAATCCAAAATGGCATCAAAGGCAGATTTCAAGGCCAACCTAAAGACAgtaaagaaagaagaagaaaag AAAGAAGAGGTGACTGACTGGCGTAAGAATGTGGAGGCCATGGCTGGAATGGAGGGCAGGAAGAAGCTTTTCACTGCtgcacaataa
- the LOC127507495 gene encoding troponin I, slow skeletal muscle-like isoform X2 — protein sequence MTCIAFQKKTKYTATRRLFLKTKLLQKATSMLAVEKEQNKREREDALTERVPPLKLSGLSVQELQELCKELSRKIDVVDDARYDLEIKVAKNEKEIQSLTQKIWEMKGSKQRTKLKRVKKSHDAMFGALTESKMASKADFKANLKTVKKEEEKKEEVTDWRKNVEAMSGMEGRKKLFDAGQ from the exons ATGACTTGTATTgcttttcagaaaaaaacaaagtatactgCCACAAGGCGGCTGTTCTTAAAA ACCAAATTACTGCAGAAGGCCACATCTATGCTGGCAGTTGAAAAAGAgcagaataaaagagaaagagaggatgCTCTTACTGAGAGGGTTCCTCCTCTCAAACTATCTGGTCTGTCTGTACAGGAGCTCCAG GAACTTTGCAAAGAACTTTCCCGCAAGATTGATGTCGTTGATGACGCCCGATATGATCTTGAAATTAAAGtggctaaaaatgaaaaagag ATCCAGTCCTTGACCCAGAAGATTTGGGAAATGAAGGGTTCAAAGCAGAGAACCAAACTGAAGAGGGTTAAGAAGTCACATGATGCTATGTTTGGTGCTCTGACTGAATCCAAAATGGCATCAAAGGCAGATTTCAAGGCCAACCTAAAGACAgtaaagaaagaagaagaaaag AAAGAAGAGGTGACTGACTGGCGTAAGAATGTGGAGGCCATGTCTGGAATGGAGGGCAGGAAGAAGCTGTTTGATGCTGGACAATAG